The Metabacillus schmidteae genome has a segment encoding these proteins:
- a CDS encoding acetoin utilization AcuB family protein has translation MIVKDIMKNNIVTLRPEDTISVALKTMKKNKIRHIPILNDHHFLVGLITERDVKDASPSIFQLELKENFLNKPIQDVMSKNLITGHPLDFVEEVAAILIDNQIGCLPILQDQKLVGLITKSDLLHTFVKLTGADQPSSRLEIRVPNKPGILAEVSSILFHRRVNIASALVYSENDDQYKVLVLRVQTINVTLIIEDLNTAGYQVLWPEIPENTK, from the coding sequence ATGATTGTAAAAGATATAATGAAAAATAATATTGTGACTCTACGACCTGAAGACACGATTAGTGTCGCATTAAAAACAATGAAGAAAAATAAAATACGACATATACCTATCTTAAATGATCATCACTTTCTAGTTGGACTTATTACTGAACGGGATGTCAAAGATGCCAGCCCTTCTATTTTTCAACTAGAATTAAAAGAAAACTTTTTAAATAAACCTATTCAAGATGTAATGTCTAAAAATCTAATTACTGGACATCCCCTCGATTTTGTTGAAGAGGTTGCAGCAATCCTTATTGATAATCAAATTGGGTGTCTCCCTATTCTACAAGACCAAAAACTAGTTGGATTAATTACTAAGTCAGATTTATTACATACCTTTGTGAAGCTTACAGGTGCAGACCAGCCTTCATCACGACTTGAAATAAGAGTTCCAAATAAACCGGGAATACTAGCTGAAGTTTCGTCCATTTTGTTTCATCGAAGAGTAAACATTGCCAGTGCTCTCGTTTATTCTGAAAATGACGATCAATATAAAGTTTTAGTTCTTCGTGTCCAAACAATAAATGTAACACTGATAATTGAAGATTTAAATACGGCAGGATATCAGGTTTTATGGCCGGAAATTCCGGAGAATACAAAATGA
- a CDS encoding GNAT family N-acetyltransferase produces the protein MIHPKTYNAKELKTPIGSIFIEGPIPPDKLSSYEFHDGLVAFRQPHQQKKALVEIAGLPEGRILIARHLDIVIGYVTYLYPDPLERWSEGKMKDLIELGAIEVAPEFRGFSVGKNLLKVSMMDDAMEDYIIITTEYYWHWDLKGSGLNVWEYRKVMEKMMNAGGLEWYATDEPEISSHPANCLMAKIGKRVPSDSVQKFDQLRFKNRFMY, from the coding sequence ATGATACACCCTAAAACATATAATGCAAAAGAATTAAAAACACCGATTGGAAGCATTTTTATTGAAGGACCTATTCCACCTGATAAACTTTCAAGCTACGAATTTCACGATGGTTTAGTCGCTTTCCGCCAACCACATCAACAGAAGAAAGCTTTAGTAGAAATAGCAGGGTTACCAGAGGGGAGAATATTGATAGCCAGACACCTTGATATCGTAATCGGTTATGTTACATACCTATATCCTGATCCGCTTGAAAGATGGTCTGAAGGGAAAATGAAGGATTTAATAGAATTGGGTGCTATTGAAGTTGCACCAGAGTTTCGAGGGTTTTCTGTAGGAAAAAATTTACTTAAGGTTTCCATGATGGACGACGCAATGGAAGATTATATTATTATTACAACAGAATATTACTGGCACTGGGATCTAAAGGGTTCGGGTTTAAATGTGTGGGAATATCGAAAAGTAATGGAAAAAATGATGAATGCTGGTGGCTTAGAATGGTATGCAACAGATGAACCAGAGATAAGTTCACATCCTGCAAATTGCTTAATGGCTAAAATTGGAAAAAGAGTTCCTTCTGATTCTGTACAGAAATTTGACCAATTAAGGTTTAAGAACCGATTCATGTATTAA